Within the Hevea brasiliensis isolate MT/VB/25A 57/8 chromosome 2, ASM3005281v1, whole genome shotgun sequence genome, the region TGAGAAAGCAACGTCGTTATCTAATCATTGGAGAATTTGCATGCATCAAGGAGAACAAGAGTTTCAAGCAAGGCTAAAGCCAAATTTATGAGCCTGAACAAAACCATCCCCAGTAACCATGGATGGACTAAGGCAAGAACCCATATAGCCAAAGAAACCATAAAGACCTAAAGCTTGGAGGGCGGCGGCGTAAAACTCTTCAACAACCATCAGGCTTTAAGAGTTAGCCACAAAAAACGGTGGATAGGAACTCTCGAGATACTACTCGCCAAGAAAACTCAAACCCCCCCAAAAACCCCACACCAAATATCAACAATCCGAAATGAGAAACCAGAATCCAGCAAAGCTTGAGGCCAATGTTGAGATAGCGGACCCAAAACAAGAAGGAACCCTTAATTTTTGCACCTATAGCTAGCTCAAAAACCAAAAACACCTATATTTGTAACCCAATCCAACAGGTAGGGAGGGAACCCATTTATCGAGTTAAGGAATGATGGCTTTCTCTTGTCTGGAGGAGTAGAGAAAGACCACACAGGGATGGTAAAACAAAGGGATCTTAAAccctagaagaagaaaaaaagcaAATATAGAAAGAAAATCTCTCTCTAAAACAAGAAAGAGAGCAGCACAAAAAAAAATGAGATTAAAAGctacaaaaatattattacataTGAATTATGTAtgcataaatttatttataattgagATCCATATAAAAAAATTGTATATGTAAGTGAAAGAATTTAGAAATTAATCATATGATTATAAATTTATGCAAAAATTCGATTTTTTTTACCATTAAACAATCCGATTTTCTTATGATTAACCCTTTATTTGTGTTATCTAGAGTGCAAAACGTATATGTTCCTCTATTAATGATTGAATAAGCCCACACATCATGATAAGAGCCCGTTTTGATAgagaattttaaaatataatcattACAAATACAATGATTTTATCATAACTATTCATCATGACAGATTTTAtgtgaattttattataattaatgattaaaatttatttgttatatatatatatatatatatataactgttGTATTGGACTTCTCGGTTTGGCGAGGGGCTGGGTAGTGGAGTTTTGTGTAATCAGTCCCCTCAAGGGCTAAGGCAATttgaaaattgttaaaaagatgtGATTTCATGCCTATGAAACATGAAGATGGAATGGGTTTGAACATCAGGCTCTGCCTGGCCCATTGATGGATTGGATTAATCGATAAATTTTCCCAAGTCCGTTTAGTGGGCCTATTAATAGAATTTTTTTTGGTACATGCCCATTAATGGATTTGGTTAGTGCAGaaacaatattattattattattattattattattattattattattattattattcagtgCAATGTAGTGTGTCCTAAGGGTAAATTATAAAGTATATTTGATattctaaaaaataatatattatatactcatataaaaatagttataatataaaaatagaaaTATAAGATTTACTATTTTGTGAGTGAGGATGCACATAAATTGAATGTGCTAAATAATTTGATGTGTCTGAAATGATAATTAATGAGGCTTTGTTTTAATTATTATAAGTTGGTGAaagttatttataaattttaaaaataaatttatttatttatttataatatgttttgaatttataaatGGAgctaacaaaataaaaaaaattgtgggattgaaaaattaatttttcattttaatatatttataagtatTATGTTTATaaggtaattttaatatttattttatttttctaccttcatttaattttaaaatttcattacatatttcatttaatttttttaaaaataattttagcaaTAAATATGTTCATAAGTTattctttaataaaattataatttatttattaattacttataattaatttcagtgaatacataattatttaaaattttaaatatttatactatTAAGTTAACGTTAATTTCCATAAGCTAATTCATCCAACAGTCGCACCCATGAATCCACATCTCATAATCAATTTGAGAGTGATATTTgttcaaaattattttttatttccaaCTCAACAATCCCACCAATTTCCTGCTCCTAAGAGTGATCACCGTAATACAAATGAGAAAGAAAacacaaaaaggaaaaaaaaaatgaacagaAAATGAAAGCTCCCTCACACTTGCTATACAGTAGGGAAAACACCATAGAAATGCGGAAAACACAGTACTGTACGTGCCTACACCACGACACATTTTCTTATTTGAAGACACGATGAGTACATCAATGGAGTCCATTCTGTACCGACTATTGATTAATGGGGAGGCATTTGCAGGGCTTTATAGGACTGCGGAGCAGGAGCTTCGTCCTGTGTTGGAGGAGAAGCAATCTTCATAGAAGATGCGGGAAGAGTACAAGGAATAAAAGAAAAACTACTCTCACGAGCACAGCTCCTAGGCCTTGCAAAAAAGCGGGCACACTCAGCCGCAGGTCTTTGATTAGGAAGCCCAAAAATGCAGTTACTGTTCACATTAagcctccttgcccttatcaaccTCCTGCATTGGGGCCCAACTTGGGTGAAATAATTGTAAGTAAGCGTAAAATTGAAAGCATTCGGTAGCCTGCACAAAACCTCCGGTACTGGCCCATAAAACATGTTATGAGCCAAGTTCAGATACTGCAGTTTCACCAAGCACCCAAAAGATTGTGGGATCGGACCTGTTAGCAAATTCGTTCCGAAGTCTAACACTGTGGCCTTCTGCAAGTATCCGATTTCGAAAGGCAGGCAACCTGTGAGCCTGTTGCCTAAAAAGAGGGCCTCGGTTAGTGTATTCCAGGCTCGGCCGATACTTCTTGGGATTGGACCTGTGAGCTTGTTGTTGGCTAAGGTGAGATAGAGTGCAGGAGTGTTGCCGAAGTTGGTAGGGATTGTTCGACTGAACTGATTATTGTTAATGAAAAGAACGTCAGTGTCAATGTTGAATGCCTGACCCGGGACAGGGCCGAGATAGCCGTTGAACCGAATGTCCACAAAGGTTAATTTCTGGGCTCTGAGAACGTTGCTGGGGAATCCTCCCAAGAACTTGTTGTTACTCAAATCAAGCTCATAGAAATATCGCAATTGGTTGAGGTTTGAATTTATGGGGCCGCTAAAGTTGTTAGAATTTGCATGGAAAATGGCTATATCAGGCAAATTCATGATAAAGCGATAGAAGTTCAAGTTACCGCGAAATCTAGCACCATTGAAATCAATAGCGGCTAGTCCAGTAATGTTTCTATCAGGGACAGTGTCACAGAAGTAGCCTCTGAAAAGGCAGTAATTGTTGCCAACCCAGGTGCCAGTGTAGTTTCTAGGGTCAAATGTAATGTTTCTTTTAAGTTCCTGGGTGATGaataaaattctagccctattagCGAGGGGTCCTGGATTGTTGTTTGGCTGGCGTGGCAAGAGATTGAGTGAAGGAGGGTAGAGTGGTGGCCTGGGGCGGACGCGGGGGAAAGGACGAGGACGAGGTGGTGGTGAAATTGGAGGGCACCTTGGAGGAAGAGGACATTTTTGAGCGAGAGACTGAAAGGAACAGGTCCCTATTGTTAAGATAAAGAGAAGGAAAGCTGTATGCATGGTTAACTTCAGGGTGGAGAATTGCAGGATTTGGTAGGGGCAAACTGATGACTACTTATATAGATTAATGCGTTGCTCTCACTGCTTGATGATTGGAGTCTGTGACTCTGTGAGGTTCTCTTTCATTACATATATTTTGTGAGGTTCTCTttcattattattgttattattattattattattatttattattattattggggtAATTGGCTTTTCAGCAGACTGCttttatcattttctctctttctttaattttccttttgATCTGACAAGCCAATATTCATAGAGCCACCGACACAAGACATACAGTGGTGTTTCTGTGGAAATCCATCATCACTTTCCTGAAAGACACTGAAGTCTTGTGCctctaatataaattatttttacaatAATTGCTTGGGAAGGCATGTCGTATATTATAAAGCTGATGTTCAAAGGTTAAAGTGAACAAAAGCAATGTTTTCTTATCGTTTCCTGCCTTGGCTTAAAGCCATACCTGGAAAACACAAGATTAAATACTTGTAAGATAAGGGGAGCAGGGAATAAAGATGATTCCCACATTCGAAAGTTAATGCTCATCTCCTGGAAATTAATTGAGCAAATAGAGAGAATGACACTCAACAGACAGACCGACTAATTACTGGGCTAACATAAGAAGGTTTACAAATTGCATTAATATTCTAAACGATTCCAAGCAGTTGGACTCTGTTTTTAGGGAAATACAACCATTATCTCTAGCAATATCTCTTCCAAAATAAAAAccctaaaaataatttatatctctaGCAATATCCAACTAAAAAACACCATTGTCTCTTGAGTCTTCTTTTCTACTTCCTGACTGTATTTCACATGCTTGTTAGGGTGCAAAATTCAACAAGTATTGTGGTTGTATTTCAGATCCAATGAGATCAATATTCTTGTATGGGAGAGTAAGACTTCAGATTTGTTATGACAGGCATACCACGGGACATTGTTCCTGCACCCCTAAGGAGATTAGTGGCAGGCTTTGGAGGCAGGTTTATCGGTCTATGTCTTCTACTATCACTGTAAATCTCTTTTTTTATGTCAATTAAGTTGTAGCGTAAAACTTTTAAATCGGGTTATAATTTGAATATATGAAAACGTATTTAAAATTTAAGTcatataaaaataacaaaattaaacaTGAAAATTCTTGTTTTTTGAGTTCTCTATGGTCCTCAATGTACAATTTCTTCCAAAAGCCAAGTCTTTGTTCTTCGACTGCCCCACtactaaattattttaattactaTTCTTTGTCGGATGCCACATGGGCGCATTTTTCAAGAAGATATACAATAATAATGTTCACTAATAATGCTCTgtgattattttaagaaaataacaaAATTGAACCTGAAAATTCTTGTTTTTTGAGTTCTCTATGGTCCTCAATGTTCAATTTCTTCCAAAAGCCAAAGTCTTTGTCCTTCGACTGCCCAACtactaaattattttaattactaTTCTTTATCGGATGCAACATGGGCGCATTTTTTAAGAagatatacatataattatgTTCACTAATCATGCTCTGTGATTATTTTAAGAAAAGAAAATCATATAATGATTTCCTCACTCTCCATTAAAAATAGCCATGCAGAGTTGCACATCATTGTTTTACAGCCACGATCAGCACTGTCGtcagaataattttttatgcatGCGTCACTGGTCGATAGCAAATTTAATTATACCGTAAAGTTAAGTCACCGTTCTAttatatactcaactcaacttaactgaactcaactaagcctttatttcaaaaatttggggtcggttatatggattcacttttttcactctgaacgattttgggttaaatcctcagaaatatgtaatgcttctaagtcatgttgtactactctcctccaagttaatttaggtctacccttttttttctttctatcctctaacctaatgtgctctacttgtctaactggagcctccgtatgtctacgcttcacatgaccaaaccacctcaatctcccttctctcaacttatcttcaattggcatcactcctaccttttttctgacactctcattacggactttatctagtctagtatggccactcatccaccttaacattctcatctctacaactcttatcttagatgcatacgactctttcagtgcccaacactcactaccatataacatagccggtcgtatggctgtacggtaaaattttccttttaatttattaggaatcttacgatcacataaaactcccgtggcacgtctccacttcaaccatccagctttaatcctatgactaacatcctcctcacatcccccatctacttgaaggactgagcctagatatttaaagtgattactttgggacagtaccaccccattcaaactaactccttccataTCCCCAGTTTggtcttcactgaacttgcaatgcatgtattctgtcttcgttctacttaacttaaaaccctttgactctagagtacttctccaaagttctaacttcctattgactcattctcatgtctcatctatcagaacaatatcatccgcaaacatcatgcaccaaggaatactctcttgtatatatttcgtcagttcatctaagttcatctaaaactaatgtaaaaaggtaagggcttatggctgatccttggtgtaatccaattgagatcggaaaatcacttgtgtcccctcccactgtgcgcacaatagtagttgctccttcatacatatctttcaatacttgtatgtacctaatagataccctcttttattctaacacattccataagatctctcttggaacactatcataagccttctccaaatcaataaaaaccatgtgtagatctttcttcacatctctatatttctccatcaagcttctaatgagaaagatcgcttccatagttgagcaatagggcatgaaaccaaattgattgagagagatagaagtatcatgacgtagtcgatgctccacaactctctcccacaacttcatagtatggctcatgagtttaactcccctatagtttgagcaactctgtatgtcacccttatttttaaaaataggtactaaaatactcttcctccattcatcaggcattttctttgagtttagaatcttattaaataatttagttaactatgccactcccatatctcccaaatacttccacacttcaattggtatttcatcgggtccacaggctttacccactttcattctcttaagtgcttcctttacttctaaagatctaatccttctagtataatttacattcttttctattgttctataatctatattcacgctattaccattttgactgttattaaagagatcattaaaataatttctccatctttctttaatgtcctcatctttcaccaacacttttccttccttatccttaatgcacctaacttgattgagatcttgacatttcctttctctactccttgctaatctataaatatctttctcctcttctttagttccaagtttctcatataacttttcaaaggcctgtgctcttgcttgactaactgccttttttgcctctttctttgctatcttatactggtcatatgcctcattattatcacatttaggtaatttcttataccattccctttttctcttcactgccttttgtacttcctcattccaccaccatctctcttttgagggtggtccatgtcctttagactctccaagtacttttctagctacttctctaatctttgatgccatctgtatccacatatcattggcctccacatctagcttccatacttcggactcgagaagctcatttttgaacttcacttgctttactcctttgaactcccaccactttgttcgagctacactatttcttctaacctaacttgaattgttcctaaacttgacatccaagaccaccaacctatgttgacttgttaaagcctctcctagaatgaccttgcaatccttgcatagagctctatttgtcttcctggttaagagaaagtcgatttggcttctatgttgtccacttttgaaagtcactaaatgtgactctctttttataaagtaggtatttgctagtattaggtcgtatgccatagcaaaatccatgatgctttttccctcctcatttcgactgccaaaaccaaaacctccatgaacattctcataaccttgcctatcacttcctacatatccattcaaatctccaccaatgaaaacattctcttcattcggtatgctttgcattaaatcatcaatatcttcccaaaacctttgtttactctcactgtctagtcctatttgtggggcataagcactaactatatttattgtttctccttctagtactagctttactagtataattctatctcctactcttttcacagctactactgcatCTTTCAATGTTCTGTTTATGATTATAcctactccgttcttatttctctcctttccggtaaaccacagtttgtaccatgaattacccacttccttacttttctctcctacccatttagtctcctgaatgcaagcaatattcacccttctcctttccaaggtatccacaagctccattaattttcctgtaagtgatccaacattccaagtaccaaccctgatcctcctcctatcctgctcctttctaatttgtctccttctatgatatcttctattgttttctatatctatcttgtgttctgttccactatttgttctactatctgtctcatggactaacttctttacccacacccgtccatgatgtgggaacccttgctcacttaacaccacacccgggcgccggcatggcgcgtcgctttcggtgaacgccctacacccttgcatattcacccttgcatatttaaaattaaaattcactTAAAAATTAGTTTCACATTACTAATTTaactatttatattaatttacatttaatCTTATAAGTAAGATTCACTTGAAGATCAATTTCACATTATTAATCTAACCAGATGttaattgtaattaattatttgaa harbors:
- the LOC110648284 gene encoding uncharacterized protein At4g06744, with protein sequence MHTAFLLFILTIGTCSFQSLAQKCPLPPRCPPISPPPRPRPFPRVRPRPPLYPPSLNLLPRQPNNNPGPLANRARILFITQELKRNITFDPRNYTGTWVGNNYCLFRGYFCDTVPDRNITGLAAIDFNGARFRGNLNFYRFIMNLPDIAIFHANSNNFSGPINSNLNQLRYFYELDLSNNKFLGGFPSNVLRAQKLTFVDIRFNGYLGPVPGQAFNIDTDVLFINNNQFSRTIPTNFGNTPALYLTLANNKLTGPIPRSIGRAWNTLTEALFLGNRLTGCLPFEIGYLQKATVLDFGTNLLTGPIPQSFGCLVKLQYLNLAHNMFYGPVPEVLCRLPNAFNFTLTYNYFTQVGPQCRRLIRARRLNVNSNCIFGLPNQRPAAECARFFARPRSCARESSFSFIPCTLPASSMKIASPPTQDEAPAPQSYKALQMPPH